One genomic window of Methanosarcina acetivorans C2A includes the following:
- a CDS encoding PGF-pre-PGF domain-containing protein, which yields MKRPEFKIAFVLLLSLVLCTVPASAGSAERTLPSSVSTSEVFEVTISVADYGVAGQVLEKIPAEFTYVSSTLPEEAVTVNGNKISFLLINDESFSYTLKAPESTGTYQFVGLLRDINKTEFSVLPASSSIKVVSTSGSSGGSSHKSSGSSSSGGAGGSPELQSNVEAKELSQAFVTNGTHVRFDFPNGVTCIRYVEFDAKKTLGKITTIAEMLKGQSKLVPNLPEGTVYKNVNIWVGSGGIANSDNIENAVVGFRVEKAWLEENEIDADSLNLWYYDNSWNKLDTEKLDEESDTYVYFEAKTPGFGSFVIVAGDDSGSIEVEPVPTDDAGDDVASEPARASSGGWRSTPGFESAAFLGAVGAAYCVMRRKF from the coding sequence ATGAAACGGCCTGAATTTAAAATTGCTTTTGTGCTGCTCCTGAGCCTGGTCTTATGCACGGTACCGGCTTCTGCAGGCAGTGCAGAAAGGACTCTTCCTTCTTCCGTTAGCACCAGTGAGGTGTTTGAGGTAACAATTAGTGTAGCTGATTATGGAGTAGCCGGGCAGGTTCTGGAAAAGATTCCTGCAGAATTCACATACGTCAGCTCGACTCTCCCGGAAGAAGCTGTAACTGTAAACGGGAACAAGATTTCTTTCCTGCTGATAAACGATGAGAGTTTCAGCTATACTCTTAAAGCTCCTGAATCAACCGGAACATACCAGTTTGTGGGGCTTTTAAGAGATATCAACAAAACCGAATTCTCTGTTCTCCCGGCAAGTTCTTCTATAAAGGTAGTATCAACCTCCGGGAGTTCAGGCGGCAGTTCACATAAGAGCTCAGGTAGCAGTTCAAGCGGCGGAGCTGGAGGTTCCCCCGAACTCCAGAGCAATGTAGAGGCTAAAGAGCTTTCTCAGGCGTTTGTCACCAACGGAACACATGTAAGGTTTGATTTTCCAAATGGTGTAACCTGCATAAGGTATGTGGAGTTTGATGCCAAGAAAACTCTCGGAAAGATCACTACTATTGCCGAAATGCTGAAAGGTCAATCCAAGCTGGTTCCGAATCTGCCCGAAGGCACGGTCTATAAGAACGTAAACATCTGGGTGGGTTCAGGAGGAATTGCAAACTCTGATAATATCGAGAATGCAGTTGTCGGTTTCAGAGTCGAAAAGGCCTGGCTTGAGGAAAACGAGATTGATGCAGATTCGTTAAACCTCTGGTACTATGACAATTCATGGAATAAACTTGATACAGAGAAATTAGACGAGGAAAGCGACACTTATGTCTACTTCGAAGCCAAGACTCCAGGTTTCGGATCCTTTGTAATTGTTGCTGGAGACGATTCTGGTTCGATAGAAGTCGAGCCTGTTCCGACTGATGATGCAGGAGATGATGTGGCATCCGAACCCGCAAGGGCTTCAAGCGGAGGCTGGCGTTCCACGCCTGGTTTTGAATCCGCAGCTTTTCTGGGAGCTGTTGGAGCCGCATACTGCGTCATGAGAAGAAAGTTCTAA
- a CDS encoding DUF1670 domain-containing protein, with amino-acid sequence MKDVHRLDVKSAEQNFLSEIEYDFELAPGVTRSILESVKYHFDPEYFHDNGLSKNRVPIDLVSSDEPAGKPLIKCKLVTVWITLVSKTDLDVLSEYGVAALRKAKMLRYAEEAYDQDALFTHEDLASLLTVSERTIQRDVKEYEAQGIVVPTRGYIKDIGSAVSHKTKAVKLLLQGSQPSEVARRMHHSIRSIERYLQSFERVVYLNEKGLSNAEIRYSVGISERLVEEYMQLYNRFKDKGSPILNEIKSEVKTSFEKKR; translated from the coding sequence ATGAAGGATGTCCATCGTTTAGATGTCAAAAGTGCTGAACAGAATTTTCTCTCCGAAATTGAGTATGACTTTGAACTTGCGCCTGGAGTTACCAGGTCTATTCTTGAGTCGGTCAAATATCACTTTGACCCGGAATATTTTCACGATAATGGACTCAGTAAAAATAGAGTTCCCATAGACCTTGTTTCTTCTGATGAACCCGCAGGAAAACCGCTTATTAAATGCAAACTTGTAACTGTTTGGATAACCCTCGTCTCAAAGACTGATCTTGACGTTCTATCGGAATATGGAGTTGCTGCACTCAGAAAAGCAAAGATGCTTCGCTATGCAGAGGAAGCATATGATCAGGATGCTCTGTTTACTCACGAAGATTTAGCTTCCCTGCTTACCGTAAGTGAGCGAACAATACAGAGAGATGTAAAGGAGTATGAGGCACAGGGAATTGTCGTTCCCACAAGAGGTTACATCAAAGATATCGGTTCTGCAGTCTCTCACAAAACAAAAGCTGTAAAACTGCTATTGCAAGGATCACAACCTTCTGAAGTTGCCAGAAGAATGCATCACAGCATAAGGAGTATAGAACGGTATCTTCAATCTTTTGAACGTGTCGTATATCTCAATGAAAAAGGGTTATCAAATGCGGAAATACGTTATTCTGTAGGGATATCTGAAAGACTTGTAGAGGAATACATGCAGCTCTACAACAGATTCAAAGACAAAGGAAGTCCCATCTTAAATGAGATAAAATCAGAGGTCAAAACAAGCTTCGAAAAAAAGAGGTGA